From Symphalangus syndactylus isolate Jambi chromosome X, NHGRI_mSymSyn1-v2.1_pri, whole genome shotgun sequence, the proteins below share one genomic window:
- the TRO gene encoding trophinin isoform X2: MDRRNDYGYRVPLFQGPLPPPGSLGLPFPPDIQTETTEEDSVLLMHTLLAATKDSLAMDPPVVNRSKKSKTKKAPIKTITKATPAAPPVPTADEIATNKPKITWQALNLPVITQISQALPTTEVTNTQASSVTAQPKKANKMKRVTAKAAQGSQSPTGREGGTTQLKSPLQVLKLPVISQNIHVPIANESASSQALITSIKPKKASKAKKAANKAIASATEVSLAPPATHTATTQGQITNETASIHTAAASIRTKRVSKARKTIAKVINTDTEHIEAPNVTEAATRQIEASVVAIRPKKSKGKKAASRSPNSVSELSEAPLATQMVTNQALAATLRVKRGSRARKAAIKAQATESQTPNADQGAQAKMAFAQTNVSALETQVAAAVQALADDYLAQLSLEPTTRTRGKRNRKSKHLNGDETSGSNYRRIPWGRRPAPPRDVAILQERANKLVKYLLVKDQTKIPIKRSDMLRDVIQEYDEYFPEIIERASYTLEKMFRVNLKEIDKQSSLYILISTRESSAGILGTTKDTPKLGLLMVILSVIFMNGNKASEAVIWEVLRKLGLHPGVRHSLFGEVRKLITDEFVKQKYLEYKRVPNSRPPEYEFFWGLRSYHETSKMKVLKFACKVQKKDPKDWAVQYREAVEMEVQAAAVAVAEAEARAEIYSPCLQIPLINCSSPSHGAKVHPWNLCPHSSQSSYGQSAEGVM; the protein is encoded by the exons ATGGATAGGAGAAATGACTACGGATATAGGGTGCCTCTATTTCAG GGCCCTCTGCCTCCCCCGGGGAGCCTGGGGCTTCCCTTCCCTCCAGATATACAGACTGAAACCACAGAAGAGGACAGTGTCTTGCTGATGCATACCCTGTTGGCGGCAACCAAGGACTCCCTGGCCATGGACCCACCAGTTGTCAACCGGTCTAAGAAAAGCAAGACCAAGAAGGCCCCTATAAAGACTATTACTAAGGCCACACCTGCTGCCCCTCCAGTCCCAACTGCCGATGAGATTGCCACCAATAAGCCCAAAATAACTTGGCAGGCTTTAAACCTGCCAGTCATTACCCAGATCAGCCAGGCTTTACCTACCACTGAGGTAACCAATACTCAGGCTTCTTCAGTCACTGCTCAGCCTAAGAAAGCCAACAAGATGAAGAGAGTTACTGCCAAGGCAGCCCAAGGCTCCCAATCCCCAACTGGCCGTGAGGGTGGCACTACACAGCTCAAGTCACCCTTGCAGGTCCTAAAGCTACCAGTCATCTCACAGAATATTCACGTTCCAATTGCCAATGAGTCAGCCAGTTCCCAGGCCTTGATAACCTCTATCAAGCCTAAGAAAGCTTCCAAGGCTAAGAAGGCTGCGAATAAGGCCATAGCTAGTGCCACCGAGGTCTCACTGGCTCCACCTGCCACCCATACAGCTACCACCCAAGGCCAAATTACCAATGAGACAGCCAGTATCCACACCGCAGCAGCCTCCATCCGAACCAAGAGAGTCTCCAAAGCCAGGAAGACAATTGCTAAGGTCATAAATACTGACACTGAGCATATAGAGGCTCCAAATGTCACTGAGGCAGCTACCAGGCAGATTGAGGCCTCAGTAGTAGCTATCAGGCCCAAAAAATCCAAGGGCAAGAAGGCTGCCAGTAGGAGCCCAAATTCTGTCTCTGAGCTCTCTGAGGCCCCACTTGCCACTCAAATGGTCACAAACCAAGCCCTGGCAGCCACCCTGCGGGTCAAGAGAGGGTCTAGGGCTCGGAAGGCTGCCATTAAGGCTCAGGCAACTGAAAGCCAGACTCCAAATGCTGACCAAGGGGCCCAGGCCAAGATGGCCTTTGCTCAGACCAACGTAAGTGCCCTTGAGACTCAGGTTGCTGCTGCTGTCCAGGCCCTGGCAGATGACTATCTGGCTCAGTTGAGCCTGGAGCCCACAACCAGGACCCGGGGCAAGAGAAACCGAAAG TCCAAGCATCTGAATGGGGATGAGACAAGTGGCAGTAATTACAGGCGGATCCCATGGGGCCGGAGACCTGCGCCACCGCGAGATGTGGCCATTTTACAAGAAAGG GCTAATAAGTTGGTGAAATACCTGTTGGTTAAGGACCAGACAAAGATCCCCATCAAACGCTCAG acatgCTGAGGGATGTCATCCAAGAATATGATGAATATTTCCCAGAAATCATTGAACGAGCAAGCTACACTCTGGAGAAG ATGTTTCGAGTCAATCTGAAAGAAATTGATAAGCAAAGTAGCTTGTATATTCTCATCAGCACTCGGGAATCCTCTGCAGGCATACTGGGAAC GACCAAGGACACACCCAAGCTGGGTCTCCTCATGGTGATTCTGAGTGTCATTTTTATGAATGGCAACAAGGCCAGTGAGG CTGTCATCTGGGAGGTGCTGCGCAAGTTGGGGCTGCACCCTGG GGTGAGGCATTCACTCTTTGGGGAAGTGAGGAAGCTCATCACAGACGAGTTTGTGAAGCAGAA GTACCTGGAGTACAAGAGGGTCCCTAACAGCAGACCACCTGAATATGAGTTCTTCTGGGGCTTGCGCTCCTACCATGAGACTAGCAAGATGAAAGTCCTCAAGTTTGCATGCAAG GTGCAGAAGAAAGACCCCAAGGACTGGGCTGTGCAGTACCGCGAGGCAGTGGAGATGGAAGTCCAAGCTGCAGCTGTGGCTGTGGCTGAGGCTGAAGCCAGGGCTGAG atttatTCCCCATGTTTACAGATACCACTAATAAATTGCAGTAGTCCTTCCCATGGAGCCAAAGTACATCCTTGGAATCTTTGTCCACACAGCAGTCAAAGCAGCTATGGCCAATCGGCTGAGGGTGTCATGTGA
- the TRO gene encoding trophinin isoform X1 encodes MDRRNDYGYRVPLFQGPLPPPGSLGLPFPPDIQTETTEEDSVLLMHTLLAATKDSLAMDPPVVNRSKKSKTKKAPIKTITKATPAAPPVPTADEIATNKPKITWQALNLPVITQISQALPTTEVTNTQASSVTAQPKKANKMKRVTAKAAQGSQSPTGREGGTTQLKSPLQVLKLPVISQNIHVPIANESASSQALITSIKPKKASKAKKAANKAIASATEVSLAPPATHTATTQGQITNETASIHTAAASIRTKRVSKARKTIAKVINTDTEHIEAPNVTEAATRQIEASVVAIRPKKSKGKKAASRSPNSVSELSEAPLATQMVTNQALAATLRVKRGSRARKAAIKAQATESQTPNADQGAQAKMAFAQTNVSALETQVAAAVQALADDYLAQLSLEPTTRTRGKRNRKSKHLNGDETSGSNYRRIPWGRRPAPPRDVAILQERANKLVKYLLVKDQTKIPIKRSDMLRDVIQEYDEYFPEIIERASYTLEKMFRVNLKEIDKQSSLYILISTRESSAGILGTTKDTPKLGLLMVILSVIFMNGNKASEAVIWEVLRKLGLHPGVRHSLFGEVRKLITDEFVKQKYLEYKRVPNSRPPEYEFFWGLRSYHETSKMKVLKFACKVQKKDPKDWAVQYREAVEMEVQAAAVAVAEAEARAEARAQMGIGEEAVAGPWNWDDMDIDCLTREELGDDAQAWSRFSFEIEARAQENADASTNVNFSRGASTRAGFSDGASISFNGAPSSGGGFSGGPGITFGVAPSTSASFSNTASISFGGTLSTSSSFSSAASISFGGAPSTSTSFSSEASISFGGMPCTSASFSSAVSSSFSGPFSTSATFSGGASSGFGGTLSTTAGFSGVLSTSTSFGSAPTTSTVFSSALSTSTGFGGTVSTSVCFGGSPSSSGSFGGTLSTSICFGGSPCTSTGFGGTLSTSVSFDGSSSTSANFGGTLSTSICFDGSPSTGAGFGGALNTSASFGGALNTSTGFGGAMSTSADFGGTLSTSVCFGGSPGTSVSFGSALNTNAGFGGAVSTSTDFGGTLSTSVCFGGSPSTSAGFGGALNTNASFGCAVGTSASFSGAVSTSAGFSGTPSTNLGFGGAFSTSAGFGGALSTTTDFGGTPSNSIGFGAAPSTSVSFGGAHGTSLCFGGAPSTSLCFGSASNTNLCFGGPPSTSACFSGATSPSFCDGPSTSTSFSFGNGLSTSAGFGGGLNTSAGFGGGLGTSAGFVGGLDTSAGFGGGPGTSTGFGGGLGTSAGFGGGLVTSDGFGGGLGTNASFGSTLGTGAGFSGGLSTSDGFGSRPNASFDRGLSTIIGFGSGSNTSTGFTGEPSTSTGFNSGPSSVVGFSGGPSTGVGFCSGPSTSGFSGGPSTGAGFGGGPNTGAGFGGGPSTSAGFGSGAASLGACGFSYG; translated from the exons ATGGATAGGAGAAATGACTACGGATATAGGGTGCCTCTATTTCAG GGCCCTCTGCCTCCCCCGGGGAGCCTGGGGCTTCCCTTCCCTCCAGATATACAGACTGAAACCACAGAAGAGGACAGTGTCTTGCTGATGCATACCCTGTTGGCGGCAACCAAGGACTCCCTGGCCATGGACCCACCAGTTGTCAACCGGTCTAAGAAAAGCAAGACCAAGAAGGCCCCTATAAAGACTATTACTAAGGCCACACCTGCTGCCCCTCCAGTCCCAACTGCCGATGAGATTGCCACCAATAAGCCCAAAATAACTTGGCAGGCTTTAAACCTGCCAGTCATTACCCAGATCAGCCAGGCTTTACCTACCACTGAGGTAACCAATACTCAGGCTTCTTCAGTCACTGCTCAGCCTAAGAAAGCCAACAAGATGAAGAGAGTTACTGCCAAGGCAGCCCAAGGCTCCCAATCCCCAACTGGCCGTGAGGGTGGCACTACACAGCTCAAGTCACCCTTGCAGGTCCTAAAGCTACCAGTCATCTCACAGAATATTCACGTTCCAATTGCCAATGAGTCAGCCAGTTCCCAGGCCTTGATAACCTCTATCAAGCCTAAGAAAGCTTCCAAGGCTAAGAAGGCTGCGAATAAGGCCATAGCTAGTGCCACCGAGGTCTCACTGGCTCCACCTGCCACCCATACAGCTACCACCCAAGGCCAAATTACCAATGAGACAGCCAGTATCCACACCGCAGCAGCCTCCATCCGAACCAAGAGAGTCTCCAAAGCCAGGAAGACAATTGCTAAGGTCATAAATACTGACACTGAGCATATAGAGGCTCCAAATGTCACTGAGGCAGCTACCAGGCAGATTGAGGCCTCAGTAGTAGCTATCAGGCCCAAAAAATCCAAGGGCAAGAAGGCTGCCAGTAGGAGCCCAAATTCTGTCTCTGAGCTCTCTGAGGCCCCACTTGCCACTCAAATGGTCACAAACCAAGCCCTGGCAGCCACCCTGCGGGTCAAGAGAGGGTCTAGGGCTCGGAAGGCTGCCATTAAGGCTCAGGCAACTGAAAGCCAGACTCCAAATGCTGACCAAGGGGCCCAGGCCAAGATGGCCTTTGCTCAGACCAACGTAAGTGCCCTTGAGACTCAGGTTGCTGCTGCTGTCCAGGCCCTGGCAGATGACTATCTGGCTCAGTTGAGCCTGGAGCCCACAACCAGGACCCGGGGCAAGAGAAACCGAAAG TCCAAGCATCTGAATGGGGATGAGACAAGTGGCAGTAATTACAGGCGGATCCCATGGGGCCGGAGACCTGCGCCACCGCGAGATGTGGCCATTTTACAAGAAAGG GCTAATAAGTTGGTGAAATACCTGTTGGTTAAGGACCAGACAAAGATCCCCATCAAACGCTCAG acatgCTGAGGGATGTCATCCAAGAATATGATGAATATTTCCCAGAAATCATTGAACGAGCAAGCTACACTCTGGAGAAG ATGTTTCGAGTCAATCTGAAAGAAATTGATAAGCAAAGTAGCTTGTATATTCTCATCAGCACTCGGGAATCCTCTGCAGGCATACTGGGAAC GACCAAGGACACACCCAAGCTGGGTCTCCTCATGGTGATTCTGAGTGTCATTTTTATGAATGGCAACAAGGCCAGTGAGG CTGTCATCTGGGAGGTGCTGCGCAAGTTGGGGCTGCACCCTGG GGTGAGGCATTCACTCTTTGGGGAAGTGAGGAAGCTCATCACAGACGAGTTTGTGAAGCAGAA GTACCTGGAGTACAAGAGGGTCCCTAACAGCAGACCACCTGAATATGAGTTCTTCTGGGGCTTGCGCTCCTACCATGAGACTAGCAAGATGAAAGTCCTCAAGTTTGCATGCAAG GTGCAGAAGAAAGACCCCAAGGACTGGGCTGTGCAGTACCGCGAGGCAGTGGAGATGGAAGTCCAAGCTGCAGCTGTGGCTGTGGCTGAGGCTGAAGCCAGGGCTGAGGCAAGAGCCCAAATGGGGATTGGAGAGGAAGCTGTGGCTGGGCCCTGGAATTGGGATGACATGGATATCGACTGCCTAACAAGGGAAGAGTTAGGCGATGATGCTCAGGCCTGGAGCAGATTTTCATTTGAAATTGAGGCCAGAGCCCAAGAAAATGCAGATGCCAGCACCAACGTCAACTTCAGCAGAGGAGCTAGTACCAGGGCTGGCTTCAGCGATGGTGCTAGTATTAGCTTCAATGGTGCACCCAGCTCCGGTGGTGGCTTCAGTGGTGGACCTGGCATTACCTTTGGTGTTGCACCCAGCACCAGTGCCAGCTTCAGCAATACAGCCAGCATTAGCTTTGGTGGCACACTGAGCACTAGCTCCAGCTTCAGCAGCGCAGCCAGCATTAGCTTTGGTGGTGCACCCAGCACCAGCACTAGtttcagcagtgaagccagcATTAGCTTTGGTGGCATGCCTTGTACCAGTGCCAGCTTTAGTAGTGCAGTCAGCTCTAGTTTTAGTGGTCCATTCAGCACCAGTGCCACTTTCAGTGGTGGAGCCAGCTCTGGCTTTGGAGGCACACTCAGCACCACGGCTGGCTTTAGTGGTGTACTCAGCACTAGCACCAGCTTTGGCAGTGCACCCACAACGAGCACAGTCTTCAGTAGTGCGCTTAGCACCAGCACTGGCTTTGGAGGCACAGTCAGCACCAGTGTCTGTTTTGGTGGCTCTCCCAGCTCCAGTGGTAGCTTTGGTGGTACACTCAGTACCAGTATCTGCTTTGGTGGCTCTCCCTGCACCAGCACTGGCTTTGGAGGCACACTCAGCACCAGTGTCTCCTTTGATGGCTCTTCCAGCACCAGTGCAAATTTTGGTGGTACACTAAGTACCAGCATCTGCTTTGATGGCTCTCCCAGCACCGGTGCTGGCTTTGGTGGTGCTCTCAACACCAGTGCCAGCTTCGGTGGTGCGCTCAACACCAGTACTGGTTTTGGTGGTGCTATGAGCACCAGTGCTGACTTTGGCGGTACACTAAGCACCAGTGTCTGCTTTGGTGGCTCTCCTGGCACCAGTGTCAGCTTTGGCAGTGCACTCAACACCAATGCTGGTTTTGGTGGTGCTGTCAGCACCAGCACTGACTTTGGTGGTACACTAAGCACCAGCGTCTGTTTTGGTGGCTCTCCCAGCACCAGTGCTGGCTTTGGTGGTGCACTTAACACCAATGCCAGCTTTGGCTGTGCCGTCGGCACCAGTGCCAGCTTCAGTGGTGCTGTCAGCACCAGTGCTGGCTTCAGTGGTACACCAAGCACCAACCTTGGCTTTGGCGGTGCATTTAGCACCAGTGCTGGCTTCGGTGGGGCACTTAGTACCACTACTGACTTTGGTGGTACTCCCAGCAACAGCATTGGCTTTGGTGCTGCTCCCAGCACCAGTGTCAGCTTTGGTGGAGCTCATGGCACCAGCCTCTGTTTTGGTGGAGCTCCCAGCACCAGCCTCTGCTTTGGCAGTGCATCTAATACTAACCTATGCTTTGGTGGCCCTCCTAGCACCAGTGCCTGCTTTAGTGGTGCTACCAGCCCTAGTTTTTGTGATGGACCCAGCACCAGTACCAGTTTCAGCTTTGGCAATGGGTTAAGCACCAGTGCTGGATTTGGTGGTGGACTGAACACCAGTGCTGGCTTTGGTGGTGGCCTAGGCACCAGTGCTGGCTTTGTTGGTGGGCTAGATACCAGCGCTGGCTTCGGTGGAGGACCAGGCACCAGCACTGGCTTTGGTGGTGGACTGGGCACCAGTGCTGGCTTTGGTGGTGGACTGGTCACTAGTGATGGCTTTGGTGGTGGACTGGGCACCAATGCTAGTTTCGGCAGCACACTTGGCACTGGTGCTGGCTTTAGTGGTGGCCTCAGCACCAGCGATGGCTTTGGCAGTAGGCCTAATGCCAGCTTCGACAGAGGACTGAGTACCATCATTGGCTTTGGCAGTGGTTCCAACACCAGCACTGGCTTTACTGGCGAACCCAGCACCAGCACGGGATTCAATAGTGGACCCAGTTCTGTTGTTGGCTTCAGCGGTGGACCAAGCACTGGTGTTGGCTTCTGCAGTGGACCAAGCACCAGTGGCTTCAGCGGTGGACCGAGCACAGGAGCTGGCTTCGGCGGTGGACCAAACACTGGTGCTGGCTTTGGTGGTGGACCGAGCACCAGTGCTGGCTTTGGCAGTGGAGCCGCCAGTCTTGGTGCCTGTGGCTTCTCCTATGGCTAG
- the TRO gene encoding trophinin isoform X3, which yields MDRRNDYGYRVPLFQSKHLNGDETSGSNYRRIPWGRRPAPPRDVAILQERANKLVKYLLVKDQTKIPIKRSDMLRDVIQEYDEYFPEIIERASYTLEKMFRVNLKEIDKQSSLYILISTRESSAGILGTTKDTPKLGLLMVILSVIFMNGNKASEAVIWEVLRKLGLHPGVRHSLFGEVRKLITDEFVKQKYLEYKRVPNSRPPEYEFFWGLRSYHETSKMKVLKFACKVQKKDPKDWAVQYREAVEMEVQAAAVAVAEAEARAEIYSPCLQIPLINCSSPSHGAKVHPWNLCPHSSQSSYGQSAEGVM from the exons ATGGATAGGAGAAATGACTACGGATATAGGGTGCCTCTATTTCAG TCCAAGCATCTGAATGGGGATGAGACAAGTGGCAGTAATTACAGGCGGATCCCATGGGGCCGGAGACCTGCGCCACCGCGAGATGTGGCCATTTTACAAGAAAGG GCTAATAAGTTGGTGAAATACCTGTTGGTTAAGGACCAGACAAAGATCCCCATCAAACGCTCAG acatgCTGAGGGATGTCATCCAAGAATATGATGAATATTTCCCAGAAATCATTGAACGAGCAAGCTACACTCTGGAGAAG ATGTTTCGAGTCAATCTGAAAGAAATTGATAAGCAAAGTAGCTTGTATATTCTCATCAGCACTCGGGAATCCTCTGCAGGCATACTGGGAAC GACCAAGGACACACCCAAGCTGGGTCTCCTCATGGTGATTCTGAGTGTCATTTTTATGAATGGCAACAAGGCCAGTGAGG CTGTCATCTGGGAGGTGCTGCGCAAGTTGGGGCTGCACCCTGG GGTGAGGCATTCACTCTTTGGGGAAGTGAGGAAGCTCATCACAGACGAGTTTGTGAAGCAGAA GTACCTGGAGTACAAGAGGGTCCCTAACAGCAGACCACCTGAATATGAGTTCTTCTGGGGCTTGCGCTCCTACCATGAGACTAGCAAGATGAAAGTCCTCAAGTTTGCATGCAAG GTGCAGAAGAAAGACCCCAAGGACTGGGCTGTGCAGTACCGCGAGGCAGTGGAGATGGAAGTCCAAGCTGCAGCTGTGGCTGTGGCTGAGGCTGAAGCCAGGGCTGAG atttatTCCCCATGTTTACAGATACCACTAATAAATTGCAGTAGTCCTTCCCATGGAGCCAAAGTACATCCTTGGAATCTTTGTCCACACAGCAGTCAAAGCAGCTATGGCCAATCGGCTGAGGGTGTCATGTGA